In the genome of Candidatus Hydrogenedentota bacterium, the window AACGCTGCTCAGCCTCATCATCCAGTTGCAGGTTCCCGTGCTGATCGTGGCCCATATCGGCCTGGGCACGGTAAATCACTGCCTGCTGACAATCGACGCGCTTCGCGAGGCGGAAGTGCCGATTGCCGGCGTGGTTTTCAACGCGGCCGCCCCCGTCGCCGGCGAGGACTTCATCGCGCGGGACAACCCGGATACCGTCGCCCGATTTGGCGGCGTCGAGGTGTTGGGGAACATCCCGTGGCTGGGCGACCTGGAGGCGGATGGGGCCTGGGAGCGTTTCGAAGAGGGGCTGTCCGGCCTCCATATCATCGAACATTATTTCCAAGGGTGAGGGCCGTATGCGAGCGGAGGCCGCGCGTTTGATTGCGATCACGCTTCGGACTTGATAGGCTTGCGGCTGGAGGCGCGCGCCGGATCCGGCGCGGGCATGGGCGCGGAGCATTGCGCGATCACCGCGCCGCCCGGGAAAACAAGGAGACAGCCGATGCTTCGGCGGCTTTATGTCCACAATTTTCGAACGCTGGTGAATTTCAGCATCGAGTTTCAGGAGATGAACCTGTTTCTGGGGGGGAACGGTTCGGGCAAGAGCTCGGTCTTCGATGTGTTGTATAAGCTTCGAAACTTCCTGTCGGAGAGCAATCCGCGCGCCGATGAGGTCTTCCAATTCGAAGATATCACCCGATGGGATGGGGGTCAGCGCCACCAGCAATTTGAACTCACGCTCGAAGATGCCGCCGAAACGTATCAATACATGTTGCGTGTTGAGTATTCACCGCGAGAGAAGAAATGCCGGGTTGCCGCGGAGCAGCTTCTTCACCAGGGAAAATCGCTTTACAAATTTGCAACAGACGCCGAGGATCAGGCGCGCGCAAGGGTGTATCAGGACGATTACACTCCCGGAGGCGAGTTCCTGTTCGACAGGGCCCGCTCGGGGGTTGCCGCATTGCAGGAGCGCCCCGGCAGTTCGAAGCCGATGCGGTTTCGCGCATGCCTTCAGTCCCTTTTTGTCGTGAAGCTCGACATTTCCGCGGTATCCGCCGAAGCGCAGGGCGAAGATGAGATGCCGGTCCAGAACATGGCCAATTTTGCCGCCTGGTATCGCCACCTTTCACAGACCCGGCAAAGCCAGATCTTTGAGTTCACCGAGGGGCTGCGGGGGATTCTTCCGGGCTTCGACTCCATGAATCTCGTGTCAGCGGGCGAGTCGAAGCTGCTCAACGTCGAATTTCGCCGGGAAAATGGCGGCTCCGATTCGTACCGTTTCAGCGAGCTGTCGGACGGGCAGCGTACGCTCATTCTTCTGTACGCGCTCCTGTATTGCCTGCCGCGCCAGGGCGCTGTGCTCTGCCTGGATGAACCCGAGAATTTCCTCGCGCTTCCCGAGATTCAGTTCTGGCTGGATTCCCTGGAGAGCCGGGTTCTGGACGGAAGCATGCAGGCCGTTTTGATTTCGCACCACCCGCGCCTCATAAATCTCCTTGCCGGAGACGCCGGCCAATGGTTTTATCGCGAAGGCGCCGCGTCTCCGACGCGCATCGCGCCGGTAACGCTCGACAACAACGGCGGCCTTCCCGCGAGCAAGCTGGTGGAACTCGGGTGGCTGGTGAATGAGTAGGCGCCGCCCGCAGATCATGATCCTCTGCGAGGACAAGGCGCATCTGCACTTCCTTAAGGGGTACTGTGCGCATGCGGGTTGGCGGGAACGCCAGATCATCTCGAAGGAGGCGTGTCCCCCGGCCGCACAATCGGCCGAGCAATGGGTTCGCCAGCGATACGGCGAAACGATGCGGACGCTCCGGAGCAGGCACGGCCAGGGACGAAACGTAGTCTTGCTTGTCATGATCGATGGCGATCGCCACGACCCAAACGAGCGGAAGCGCCAGTTGGATCAGGAGTTTCTCCGTTCTCCCGGCGATCCCGTGGCAGTTTTTGTGCCGAAAAGAAACATTCAGACGTGGTTTGCCTATCTGGACGGGCAATATG includes:
- a CDS encoding AAA family ATPase, whose protein sequence is MLRRLYVHNFRTLVNFSIEFQEMNLFLGGNGSGKSSVFDVLYKLRNFLSESNPRADEVFQFEDITRWDGGQRHQQFELTLEDAAETYQYMLRVEYSPREKKCRVAAEQLLHQGKSLYKFATDAEDQARARVYQDDYTPGGEFLFDRARSGVAALQERPGSSKPMRFRACLQSLFVVKLDISAVSAEAQGEDEMPVQNMANFAAWYRHLSQTRQSQIFEFTEGLRGILPGFDSMNLVSAGESKLLNVEFRRENGGSDSYRFSELSDGQRTLILLYALLYCLPRQGAVLCLDEPENFLALPEIQFWLDSLESRVLDGSMQAVLISHHPRLINLLAGDAGQWFYREGAASPTRIAPVTLDNNGGLPASKLVELGWLVNE